In Tautonia marina, the following are encoded in one genomic region:
- a CDS encoding PAS domain S-box protein, producing the protein MQDDQFDVRWQADPGRGHPSRLHSWINVPPRSQGCGDPVASPSPTELSPEPKPEIRGFDVQPLCSDCSTSTAETRWSQHDLFRLIADTTSDWESWIDADGVTRWINPAVERFTGYSVTDCLERHDYPIGFVHPEDQATFAEILRTALAGRSGNDVEFRILHRDGSIRWAAISWQSMVDSHDQPMGFRTSIRDISVRKRLEAELRAERDALEAHVADRTAALETAYEALRNREALLRGFLDHVPAGVALKGLDGHCLMANARYSVPFGLDPEALIGRSVEELLAPDQAAEARRREQLVLEQDAPRQFEDRHGPIEHPTVTSTLVFPIREADGTPCALGLIVRDVTRQRLAEQVQAEWKTRYEEAASAAGLVLYEWDCQADHLTFGGACEQVFGYSPKELEGGIDRWIELIHPDDREAFVEDLRISSQPGNAFHGAYRVLTRQGGSIVLQDDGSYFPEESDRPARFIGFLADITQQAQASEALRTGEQRFRAIFDQTFQFAAILLPDGTVLQANDHALEFGGLTPDDVIGKPFWECRWWTISPEVQQRLQSAIAQAAAGASVRYEEQVRGAGDATAFIDFSIKPICDASGAVTLLIPEATDITERKQSERQLEAALGELQAIMEAVPDILFVLDLDGRLIRWNHRLEQLTGLTPNELDGRQSVDFFPPEEEEQVIEAMSRVYAEGAATYQGHLLRRLGDPCPVHITAAPLRDPSGAVIGMAGVTRDMSDRLELEAELREQAEAVEAINRVGLMLASELDLGSLVQAIADAAVSLTGAGFAVLFTEAPNEDERIYRMFTSSGSDHLESAEVPGLSWIELLRPMFRGQGIIRLDDARLDPHFQRVAGGSSDGPSLVSCMALPLVGPSGAILGAILLGHERPGVFTERSERLVAGLTAQAAIALENARLVAGLEHANTELEAAYDATIAGWSRALDFRDHETEGHSRRVTALTLQLAQRMGVSEAELVHLRRGALLHDIGKMAIPDRILNKPGPLDESERAVMERHPVLAHAMLAPIPFLQSALDIPYCHHERWDGNGYPRGLVGEQIPLAARIFAAVDIYDALRSDRPYRSAWTECRTRNHLRRLSGSHLDPEVVRALIQMLEEIEGSCHQVAQDRGHSAIECQGEAAPPQLIPSRHSFEAWAVPGATPGAGAGWLNLLMEQISNLLTIVEVDGTIRWESPSLDHLLGYQSHEVIGTNVFSYVHEDDLPGIRAAFEDLLRDPSYHPALTLRIRHRDGSWRVLEAVGSNLLNHPTFRGLLFTSRDVTDHVQAETALREGEETLRSFFDSVPMMMAIVEVQDDEPRLVKLNTSAAQHLGLDPASLREEPRPRFYLSPEHRTLWNEAFRSTQPGQGPAHFEYLDQVNPNGPRWLDVSISAIASAGQGRQRYACVVQDTTERKRAELALSRSEDRFRQLFLGASIGIAIIDKQGLIEAVNPRCAFLLGETSARLTGLRFSSLLREPLQPLVQDIFEDCPSGKLVYGGTLEVTDANGQLRHVQLDATRIMGFDGCHRWAAFMIDVTDRVRAEQQLARLASVDALTGLANRHALDAKLNAAIAQSERLGGSISLVMLDVDRFKRFNDDFGHPAGDEVLRSLASILGQILRPYDCAIRYGGEEFLIILPGADAEAGLQIAERLREAIAARSWPLRPITASLGVSTGLAGTSARDLLIGQADQALYQAKRSGRNRVILHHAP; encoded by the coding sequence GTGCAAGACGATCAATTTGATGTGAGATGGCAGGCCGACCCCGGCCGAGGCCACCCCAGCCGTCTCCACTCCTGGATCAACGTGCCACCACGCTCCCAGGGATGCGGTGATCCGGTCGCCAGCCCGAGCCCAACGGAACTCTCCCCCGAGCCCAAACCCGAGATCAGGGGGTTCGACGTGCAACCCCTCTGCTCTGATTGTTCGACAAGCACCGCGGAGACGCGATGGAGCCAGCACGACCTCTTTCGCCTGATCGCCGACACGACGTCGGACTGGGAAAGCTGGATCGACGCCGACGGCGTGACCCGATGGATCAACCCGGCCGTCGAGCGCTTCACGGGATACTCCGTTACCGATTGCCTGGAGCGTCACGACTACCCGATCGGCTTTGTCCACCCCGAAGACCAGGCAACCTTTGCCGAGATCCTCCGCACTGCTCTTGCCGGCCGTTCCGGAAACGACGTCGAGTTCCGAATCCTTCATCGAGACGGATCGATCCGATGGGCCGCGATCTCCTGGCAGTCGATGGTCGATTCCCACGACCAGCCCATGGGATTTCGCACCAGCATCCGCGACATCTCCGTTCGCAAGCGGCTGGAAGCCGAGCTCAGGGCCGAACGCGACGCGCTGGAAGCTCACGTCGCCGATCGCACCGCCGCCCTCGAAACCGCCTACGAAGCCCTTCGCAACCGCGAGGCCCTGCTCCGGGGATTCCTCGATCACGTTCCGGCCGGCGTGGCCCTCAAGGGGCTCGACGGCCATTGCCTCATGGCCAATGCGCGCTACAGCGTCCCCTTCGGCCTCGATCCCGAGGCGCTGATCGGCCGATCGGTCGAGGAGCTGCTCGCTCCGGACCAGGCCGCCGAGGCTCGCCGTCGTGAGCAACTCGTGCTCGAGCAAGACGCTCCGCGGCAGTTCGAAGATCGCCACGGGCCCATCGAGCACCCCACGGTCACCAGTACCCTCGTCTTCCCGATCCGGGAGGCCGATGGCACTCCCTGCGCCCTGGGTCTCATCGTCCGGGATGTGACCCGGCAACGCCTCGCCGAGCAGGTGCAGGCCGAGTGGAAGACCCGATACGAAGAAGCCGCTTCGGCCGCCGGGCTGGTGCTCTACGAGTGGGACTGCCAGGCGGATCACCTCACCTTCGGCGGAGCCTGCGAGCAGGTCTTCGGCTACTCCCCCAAGGAGCTGGAAGGCGGCATCGACCGTTGGATCGAGCTGATTCACCCCGACGACCGAGAGGCGTTCGTCGAAGACCTCCGCATTTCCTCTCAACCCGGCAATGCCTTCCACGGCGCCTACCGCGTGCTCACCCGACAAGGAGGTTCCATCGTCCTGCAAGACGATGGGAGTTACTTCCCCGAGGAATCGGACCGGCCCGCTCGGTTCATCGGCTTTTTGGCCGACATCACCCAGCAGGCTCAGGCCAGTGAAGCACTCCGAACCGGAGAGCAGCGTTTCCGGGCCATCTTCGATCAGACCTTCCAGTTTGCGGCCATTCTCCTGCCCGACGGCACCGTGCTGCAAGCCAACGACCATGCCCTGGAGTTCGGCGGCCTGACCCCCGACGACGTCATCGGCAAACCGTTCTGGGAATGCCGCTGGTGGACCATCTCGCCCGAGGTCCAGCAACGGCTCCAATCGGCCATTGCCCAGGCCGCAGCCGGTGCCTCCGTTCGGTACGAGGAGCAGGTCCGCGGCGCCGGCGATGCGACCGCCTTCATCGACTTCTCGATCAAGCCGATTTGCGACGCCTCGGGCGCCGTCACCCTGCTCATTCCTGAAGCCACCGATATCACCGAACGGAAACAAAGTGAGCGTCAACTCGAGGCGGCCCTCGGCGAACTTCAGGCCATCATGGAGGCGGTCCCTGATATCCTCTTTGTCCTCGATCTCGACGGCCGGCTCATCCGCTGGAATCATCGGCTCGAACAGCTCACCGGCCTGACTCCCAACGAGCTTGACGGCCGCCAGAGCGTCGACTTTTTCCCCCCGGAGGAGGAGGAGCAAGTCATCGAGGCCATGTCCAGGGTCTACGCCGAGGGAGCCGCCACCTACCAGGGCCATCTGTTGCGCCGGCTCGGCGATCCGTGCCCCGTCCATATCACCGCCGCCCCTCTCCGCGATCCCTCCGGAGCGGTGATCGGGATGGCCGGCGTTACCCGGGACATGAGCGACCGCCTGGAGCTGGAGGCCGAACTCCGCGAGCAGGCCGAGGCGGTCGAGGCCATCAATCGGGTCGGCCTGATGCTCGCCTCCGAGCTCGACCTCGGCTCCCTCGTCCAGGCGATCGCCGACGCCGCCGTCAGCCTGACCGGAGCCGGGTTCGCCGTGCTGTTTACCGAGGCCCCCAACGAGGACGAACGCATCTATCGCATGTTCACCAGCTCCGGCTCCGACCACCTCGAATCCGCCGAGGTCCCGGGCCTGAGCTGGATCGAATTGCTCCGCCCAATGTTCCGAGGCCAGGGAATCATCCGCCTCGACGATGCCCGGCTCGATCCGCACTTTCAGCGGGTAGCCGGCGGCTCGTCTGATGGGCCTTCCCTGGTCAGTTGCATGGCCCTGCCGCTGGTCGGCCCTTCCGGAGCCATCCTTGGCGCCATTCTTCTCGGCCACGAGCGCCCCGGCGTCTTCACCGAGCGCTCCGAACGGCTCGTCGCCGGGCTCACCGCTCAGGCGGCCATCGCCCTCGAAAACGCCCGGCTTGTCGCCGGCCTGGAACACGCGAACACCGAGCTGGAGGCCGCCTACGACGCCACCATCGCCGGCTGGTCGCGCGCCCTCGATTTCCGCGATCACGAGACCGAGGGGCATTCCCGAAGGGTCACGGCCCTGACCCTCCAGCTCGCCCAGCGCATGGGAGTCTCCGAGGCCGAGCTTGTCCACCTCCGACGCGGTGCCCTGCTGCACGACATCGGCAAAATGGCCATTCCCGACCGCATCCTCAACAAACCCGGCCCCCTCGACGAGAGTGAGCGAGCGGTGATGGAGCGCCATCCCGTGCTCGCCCACGCCATGCTCGCCCCCATCCCCTTCCTTCAGTCAGCCCTCGATATCCCCTATTGCCACCACGAACGCTGGGACGGCAACGGCTACCCCCGCGGCCTGGTCGGTGAACAGATCCCCCTGGCCGCTCGCATCTTCGCCGCCGTCGACATCTACGACGCCCTCCGATCCGATCGCCCCTACCGATCCGCCTGGACCGAGTGCCGCACCCGAAACCACCTGCGACGCCTCTCCGGCTCGCACCTCGACCCCGAGGTCGTCCGCGCCTTGATCCAGATGCTCGAAGAGATCGAAGGCTCCTGTCATCAGGTCGCTCAGGACCGCGGCCACTCGGCCATCGAGTGCCAGGGCGAAGCCGCTCCTCCGCAGCTCATCCCATCCCGCCATTCCTTCGAGGCCTGGGCCGTTCCGGGAGCCACGCCGGGGGCCGGTGCCGGCTGGCTCAACCTCTTGATGGAGCAAATCTCCAACTTGCTCACCATCGTCGAGGTCGATGGCACCATCCGATGGGAAAGCCCCTCCCTCGACCACCTGCTCGGCTACCAATCTCACGAGGTGATCGGCACCAACGTCTTCTCCTATGTCCACGAAGACGACCTTCCTGGCATCCGGGCCGCCTTCGAAGACCTCCTGCGTGATCCGTCGTATCACCCGGCCCTCACCCTTCGCATTCGACACAGGGACGGCTCCTGGCGCGTGCTGGAGGCCGTCGGCTCCAATCTCCTGAATCACCCCACCTTCCGCGGCCTGCTGTTCACCTCCCGAGACGTGACCGACCACGTCCAGGCCGAGACCGCCCTCCGCGAGGGGGAAGAAACCCTCCGCAGCTTCTTCGACAGCGTCCCGATGATGATGGCCATCGTCGAGGTTCAGGACGACGAGCCCCGCCTCGTCAAACTCAACACCTCGGCCGCGCAGCACCTCGGCCTCGATCCCGCAAGCCTGCGCGAGGAGCCGCGCCCGCGGTTCTACCTCAGTCCCGAACACCGAACACTCTGGAACGAGGCCTTCCGCTCCACCCAACCCGGTCAAGGTCCGGCCCACTTCGAATACCTGGATCAGGTCAACCCAAACGGCCCTCGGTGGCTCGATGTCTCGATCAGCGCCATTGCCTCCGCTGGCCAGGGCAGACAACGCTACGCCTGTGTCGTTCAGGACACCACCGAACGCAAACGTGCGGAACTGGCCCTCAGCCGGAGCGAAGACCGCTTCCGCCAGTTATTCCTCGGCGCGTCCATCGGTATTGCCATCATCGACAAACAAGGGTTGATCGAAGCCGTCAATCCCCGCTGTGCCTTCCTGCTCGGCGAAACCTCAGCCCGGCTCACGGGCCTTCGCTTCTCCTCGCTCCTTCGAGAACCCCTGCAACCCCTCGTGCAAGATATCTTCGAAGACTGCCCCTCCGGCAAATTGGTTTATGGGGGCACGCTGGAAGTCACCGACGCGAACGGCCAGCTGCGCCACGTTCAGCTCGACGCGACCCGGATCATGGGGTTTGATGGCTGCCACCGCTGGGCCGCCTTCATGATCGACGTGACCGACCGGGTTCGAGCCGAGCAACAACTGGCCCGGCTGGCCTCGGTCGATGCCCTGACGGGCCTGGCAAACCGGCACGCGCTCGACGCCAAACTCAACGCGGCCATCGCGCAGTCCGAGCGGCTGGGCGGCTCGATCTCGCTCGTCATGCTCGACGTCGATCGGTTCAAACGGTTCAACGACGACTTCGGCCATCCCGCCGGCGACGAGGTCTTGCGCTCCCTGGCTTCGATCCTGGGCCAAATCCTTCGCCCGTACGATTGCGCCATTCGCTACGGGGGGGAGGAATTCCTGATCATCTTGCCCGGTGCCGACGCCGAAGCCGGACTCCAGATCGCCGAGCGCCTTCGTGAGGCCATCGCCGCCCGATCCTGGCCCCTCCGACCCATCACCGCCAGCCTCGGCGTCTCGACCGGCCTGGCCGGCACCTCAGCCCGCGACCTCCTGATCGGCCAGGCCGACCAGGCCCTCTATCAGGCCAAGCGATCCGGCCGCAATCGCGTCATCCTCCACCACGCCCCCTGA